The Sporosarcina sp. 6E9 genome segment ACACCAAGCGAATGATGAAACCGGCTATGTTCGGCCCCGTGGAAAACAAGATACGTTGTCCCGAGTTGTTTGATTCTTCGAAGCCGTTGGAATTCACGTGTTCCGATCACATCCCAGATAACTCTATCGCGAACATGAATATAGCGATGAACCGGATCCTTAAACACTTTTTCTTCAATTAACTTTTCATTTTTGTAGTCCATTTTTACACCTCCGTGACTCCCTTATTCTATTGTACTCAAAAAAAGATGGCACCGAAAGCATGAAACGAAATAAGAAACTTTTAAATGTGAAGGCAATGTGTGAATAAAATAGTGAATGGATGTACACACTATCAATAGAAAGAGACTATGAACATGGCAGGAGGCACTACTATGGTGAAAGTTAGGCAGGATGCTTGGATGGAAGATAATGATGTTTTATTGGCAGAGACGGTTCTTCGACACGTTCGTGAAGGCAGTACTCAATTAAGCGCTTTTGAAGAAGTCGGTGATGCTTTAAATCGTACGGCAGCTGCTTGCGGCTTTAGATGGAATGCAGTCGTTCGGCGCGATTATGAAGTAGAACTCGAAGATGCCAAGAAAGAAAGAAAACAAGCGATTCGTATGCTTGGTAAAGATTTTAAGAGACGCGGTCAGCAATTATACACCCCTACGCAAGGTAGTAACGAGGATAATAGGGTATCGGTTCCACTATCAGCCTTAACGCTAGATACGGTCATCGCCTACCTTGTACGTCTTCATCATTCGGGTGCGGGAGATAGCGAATCGTTCCGTTGGCGTCAAACAGCAAAAGCAGCAAATGACACGATCAAACAGCTAGAAAAGGAAATCAACAAGCTTAAAAACGAGAATGAAACGCTTCGCTCCGATTATGAAGCATTCGTTCAAATTATGAACCGCGCACGCAGACTTGTCACGCTTGACGGTGAAGATGAACGTACCGCGCCTGTTTTCCAAATGGAACAAAACGGAAATCTAGTATCAAAAGAACCACCAATCAGCTAGTGATTGGTGGTTTTTTTGCAAGAAATTACGTTATGAGCATTTTTTTATTACGTTCGACGACTCGTTTTAAATAAAACTCGTACATTTCAATTTCATCGTCATGAAAACCGCCTGTTGTAACATTTTCAGAAAGTGAACGCAGTAACATCTGAACACGCATATTGACCTCACTAACTGTCAGTTGGAGATTAAGGAGTTCAGAGAGAGATGCCATCACTTCTGGTTTTATAGTTGGGTAAACAAACTTTGTGTCTTGACCGTTTAACCCGACATCATATAGTTCGCGGATTAACTCCGCGCGTTCAGCACCGCTTCCTTCAATACATAGATACACTTGGACGGCAATTCCTTGTCGAAGTCTTCGTTGTGAAATTCCCGCGAATTTTAGTCCATCGATACTAAGATCATAGGAGCCCGGACAATAAGAGCCGACAATTTCATAGGCTTGTATTCGACCTTCCGCTTCTGGAAATAACAGTTTAACGAATTCAAGCATAATTTCATAACCTGTCGAAATATCAATCGAGGTGTTTTGTTCGGAAAGGATCATTGAAATATTTAAAACCCCTTCATCCAAGACGACCGCAAGACCACCGGAATTCCGGACAATTGATTGATAACCTGCGTTTTCTAATATTGATGTGGCTTCCGAAATGTTCGGAAGCCGATGATCTTGAATCCCGAGGACGACTGTATGATCGTGAACCCAAGTTCGAACCGCGGGAATGCTCATCTGTTGTCCAACGAGATGGCAAAGCGTATCATCCGCGGCGAATGATTCGAGCGCGGAACGTTTCTTTGCGCTGATTGATTCATCCATAAATCGCCATTCGGGGATGCGTAAAAAAGATTCGTATGATGACATCACTTTTGCTCCTGATTAAAGACTTTGGGCTGCGGTTAGCAGGCTTAGTTTGTACACGTCATCTGCGGAACAACCGCGAGATAAGTCATTGACAGGTGCGTTTAACCCTTGTAATACTGGTCCGATTGCCTCGTATCCACCAAGTCTTTCCGTTAGTTTGTATCCGATGTTACCTGCTTCGAGTGAAGGGAAAACAAATACGTTTGCATCGCCCTGAATCTGTGAATCGGGTGCTTTTGTGCGCGCGACTTCTGGTACGTATGCCGCGTCAAACTGGAATTCTCCGTCAATTGCTAGCTCTGGATCGATGTCCTTTGCAATCGCTACTGCATCGGCAACTTTTGTTGTTTCTTCCGTCACAGCTGAACCTTTTGTTGAAAATGACAGCATCGCAACACGAGGATTTATCCCAAATGAACGAGCTGTTTTCGCACTAGCCACTGCAATTTCTGCTAGTTCTTGCGAATTCGGCGCAACGGTGATTGCGCAATCTGCAAAGACGAGTCTTTCATCGCCTTTCAT includes the following:
- a CDS encoding RsfA family transcriptional regulator; its protein translation is MVKVRQDAWMEDNDVLLAETVLRHVREGSTQLSAFEEVGDALNRTAAACGFRWNAVVRRDYEVELEDAKKERKQAIRMLGKDFKRRGQQLYTPTQGSNEDNRVSVPLSALTLDTVIAYLVRLHHSGAGDSESFRWRQTAKAANDTIKQLEKEINKLKNENETLRSDYEAFVQIMNRARRLVTLDGEDERTAPVFQMEQNGNLVSKEPPIS
- a CDS encoding lipoate--protein ligase family protein, encoding MSSYESFLRIPEWRFMDESISAKKRSALESFAADDTLCHLVGQQMSIPAVRTWVHDHTVVLGIQDHRLPNISEATSILENAGYQSIVRNSGGLAVVLDEGVLNISMILSEQNTSIDISTGYEIMLEFVKLLFPEAEGRIQAYEIVGSYCPGSYDLSIDGLKFAGISQRRLRQGIAVQVYLCIEGSGAERAELIRELYDVGLNGQDTKFVYPTIKPEVMASLSELLNLQLTVSEVNMRVQMLLRSLSENVTTGGFHDDEIEMYEFYLKRVVERNKKMLIT
- the pta gene encoding phosphate acetyltransferase; amino-acid sequence: MTDLFSEIQESLKGTEKTIVLPEGNDVRVLQAAARLQSEGLVKPILLGNEDEVRSVATTAAINIENISIIDPATAPYFDELVDQFVERRQGKNTIEQARELLQTVNYFGTMLVHSGRADGLVSGAVHSTADTVRPALQIIRTKPGISRTSGAFIMMKGDERLVFADCAITVAPNSQELAEIAVASAKTARSFGINPRVAMLSFSTKGSAVTEETTKVADAVAIAKDIDPELAIDGEFQFDAAYVPEVARTKAPDSQIQGDANVFVFPSLEAGNIGYKLTERLGGYEAIGPVLQGLNAPVNDLSRGCSADDVYKLSLLTAAQSL